A stretch of the Argentina anserina chromosome 6, drPotAnse1.1, whole genome shotgun sequence genome encodes the following:
- the LOC126798898 gene encoding uncharacterized protein LOC126798898, whose protein sequence is MAVAFEAFSIREYAAKMRSVDVFKCCPFIDDDHGDDDKVMSREEAESLLPPITVTKFKLWSHELDRIKSNFQPQEEETLITLTNKESAEEIPSNDDRQFTAMPETHEEEEVEVAEKASGSTFVTPVCKDFEAASANAVHAHASRCLVHASREEPRPVGKRGGAAKAKSKAPKKRSIADIFAVAPPIPTVDETNEEEVCEEDSDLDQILAATILEDKAKRRKKQKPVVLLEDNNNCHKKFNKKKTKKNKENSCKLKQQSPVNFAKKLHKKVAVDVSDPGTGRARTPNVKNLCTEKRKVAQTSKFIPKQKRPVSPTRSILKNHLLCRQNSTYRMEHDNQENTCGFQHLRRHVRFSGKDAILGPSKNEKSSFEHNLFSDTLTSSSEKDQSADSDKEASPVEVDRRENDVSVGTDNGIEAFSKAGRNEYPELDDHVGIPSFLRTHINHQEKAKHLAEKSEPANTVAAVPDTDLHMFNQGYLTTAREPAYAGIPRLISALEDSCEDTQGDRVPRGFGPSGKMIDHFVHPDHGVSAPSSKENSGAFFEPSIRNFISNENAQGRVQFLSQSEGDRMGDRVLRYQSICPPMNIVGGDRMSDHGLPYQSIRPPMDIVGSSYHFPQWKQRPLTFTERLLDDKFYGLPLNSHGELIQFSSKGGSGFDQLGKLNTVARSSSSLPAYNQHFQETELPTDQLNLFPLQNHVRGNSSSQFTDRVGITYFGNAQRPDVHQLDFESRSRHSFRPLNSDLDLFSISSSRCRQFDQVQNENIGRMVPKEISCPMPLNMNQPTMRLMGKDVAIGNSSRQIQGFEDEKVWMDKEIITEHCPSNNSLLNPLLKQNFHQKFYQPTTSTKMKEMVSECSEQAQQSNLRMKAPEFRFPHPYQACHSSSGFEYSSHTTSKSPTVSCLHFSQSPSPAMFNGEHNFRTPFIPRTESLQSQLFGSQPPVFSTPQVTYEHGILRPETSYKPHQPHFRKSAFDFPFLNPECRENFQPSWFQNSSKAGLPPWLLHATLQRNPPITPPQAQVFPSTTSKYLHHIMPRNNNLNAPSMHYSSESSHLQVKRSQVPQTAASHQCFQVIPEENPSSAMMSYRNRKDLKGRMKPQRFGIKDLYPCKKTKRLAVDSTNLPNIINLEVQEKSRVMAGLSSNGDFIDEMQSNFRALGLESSQKQASGSECILHETRKDGLGSFRIESSKVDDVGRSGPMKLSAGAKHIIKPTPNVEQDNCRPMHSTIPFVAATNGCTEPDPQTKSTKIYKF, encoded by the exons ATGGCTGTTGCGTTTGAAGCCTTCTCCATCCG GGAGTACGCGGCGAAGATGAGGAGCGTGGACGTGTTCAAGTGTTGTCCTTTCATCGACGACGATcatggtgatgatgataagGTTATGAGCAGAGAGGAAGCTGAGTCCTTGCTACCGCCGATCACTGTCACCAAGTTCAAGCTGTGGTCCCATGAGCTCGATCGCATCAAATCCAATTTCCAACCTCAAGAGGAGGAGACCCTCATCACCCTCACCAACAAAGAGAGCGCTGAAGAAATCCCATCCAACGACGACCGTCAATTCACTGCTATGCCTGAAACtcatgaggaggaggaggttgaGGTGGCCGAGAAAGCTTCCGGGTCGACGTTTGTTACTCCGGTTTGTAAAGATTTCGAAGCGGCGAGTGCCAATGCTGTCCACGCGCATGCCAGTAGGTGTCTTGTTCACGCGTCTAgggaggagccgaggccggtGGGGAAGAGAGGAGGCGCCGCCAAGGCCAAGTCCAAGGCACCCAAGAAGAGATCGATAGCCGATATTTTCGCTGTGGCGCCGCCGATCCCAACAGTTGATGAGACTAATGAGGAGGAAGTTTGTGAGGAAGATTCAGACCTAGATCAAATCCTTGCTGCTACAATACTAGAGGATAAGGcgaagagaagaaagaaacagaAGCCTGTGGTACTTTTGGAAGACAACAACAATTGCCACAAGAAGTTcaacaagaagaagacgaagaaaaACAAG GAAAATTCTTGCAAGCTCAAACAGCAATCTCCAGTCAATTTTGCCAAAAAGCTGCATAAGAAGGTTGCAGTAGATGTTTCTGATCCTGGAACTGGTCGTGCAAGGACACCAAATGTGAAAAATTTATGTACGGAGAAGAGAAAAGTAGCTCAAACATCCAAATTCATTCCAAAGCAGAAAAGGCCAGTGTCTCCCACTCGCAGCATTCTCAAGAATCATCTTCTTTGTAGGCAGAACTCTACATACAGAATGGAACATGATAATCAAGAAAATACTTGTGGTTTTCAACATTTAAGAAGGCATGTCAGGTTCTCTGGCAAGGATGCCATACTTGGTCCAAGTAAGAATGAAAAATCTTCTTTTGAGCATAACTTATTTTCTGATACACTAACCAGTTCATCGGAGAAGGATCAGTCTGCTGATAGTGATAAAGAAGCATCCCCAGTTGAGGTAGACAGAAGAGAAAACGATGTTTCTGTTGGCACTGATAACGGAATCGAGGCTTTCAGTAAAGCTGGCAGGAATGAATATCCTGAACTTGATGATCACGTAGGTATACCGAGTTTCCTTAGGACACATATTAATCATCAAGAAAAGGCAAAGCATTTGGCTGAGAAATCAGAGCCTGCAAATACAGTTGCTGCAGTTCCAGATACTGATTTGCACATGTTCAATCAAGGCTACCTGACCACTGCACGTGAACCTGCATATGCTGGCATTCCTAGGCTGATATCTGCTCTAGAAGATTCCTGTGAAGATACTCAAGGAGATAGGGTTCCCAGAGGTTTTGGTCCCAGTGGCAAGATGATCGATCATTTTGTGCATCCTGACCATGGAGTTTCTGCACCGagttcaaaagaaaattctgGAGCATTTTTTGAACCTTCTATACGTAATTTCATTTCTAATGAGAATGCACAAGGGAGAGTTCAGTTTCTGTCACAATCTGAGGGAGATAGAATGGGCGATCGTGTGTTGCGCTACCAATCCATATGTCCACCTATGAACATCGTAGGTGGAGATAGAATGAGCGATCATGGTCTGCCCTACCAATCAATACGTCCGCCTATGGACATAGTAGGTAGCTCATATCATTTTCCACAGTGGAAACAAAGACCACTTACCTTTACGGAAAGGCTTTTGGATGATAAGTTTTATGGTTTGCCTCTCAATTCACATGGTGAGCTAATACAGTTTAGTTCAAAGGGTGGAAGTGGTTTTGATCAGCTGGGGAAGTTGAATACTGTAGCCAGATCCTCCAGTAGCTTACCTGCATACAACCAGCATTTTCAAGAGACGGAACTTCCAACTGATCAGTTGAATTTGTTTCCGTTGCAGAATCATGTGAGGGGGAATTCCAGTTCACAATTTACAGATAGAGTAGGTATTACTTACTTCGGAAATGCTCAGAGACCAGACGTGCACCagcttgattttgagagtagAAGCAGGCACTCTTTTCGTCCTCTTAATTCAGACCTGGATTTATTCAGTATCTCTAGCAGTAGATGCAGGCAGTTTGACCAGGTACAGAACGAAAACATAGGCAGAATGGTTCCCAAAGAAATTTCATGCCCCATGCCGCTGAATATGAATCAACCAACAATGCGGTTAATGGGAAAAGATGTTGCAATTGGTAATAGTAGCAGACAGATTCAAgggtttgaggatgaaaaggTTTGGATGGATAAGGAAATTATAACTGAGCATTGTCCTTCAAATAACTCCTTGCTGAATCCTTTATTGAAGCAGAATTTCCATCAGAAATTTTATCAACCGacaacatcaacaaaaatgaaagaaatggTATCCGAGTGCAGTGAACAGGCTCAACAATCAAATTTACGGATGAAAGCTCCAGAGTTTAGGTTTCCTCACCCCTACCAGGCATGTCATAGTAGCTCGGGTTTTGAGTACAGCAGCCATACCACCTCCAAAAGCCCAACTGTTAGTTGTCTGCATTTTTCTCAGTCACCTTCACCTGCAATGTTCAATGGGGAACACAATTTTCGCACACCTTTCATACCTAGAACTGAATCTCTACAATCTCAACTGTTTGGTTCTCAGCCACCTGTATTCTCTACTCCGCAAGTTACCTATGAGCATGGAATTTTAAGACCAGAAACCAGTTACAAGCCGCATCAACCTCATTTTAGAAAATCAGCATTTGACTTCCCTTTCCTAAATCCAGAGTGTAGAGAAAATTTCCAACCATCATGGTTTCAGAATTCTTCAAAGGCTGGCCTGCCTCCTTGGTTGTTGCATGCAACACTTCAGCGAAACCCGCCAATTACACCTCCTCAGGCACAGGTTTTTCCTAGTACCACTAGCAAATACCTTCATCATATCATGCCCAGaaataacaatctcaatgccCCCTCCATGCATTATTCATCCGAATCATCTCATTTACAAGTGAAGAGGTCACAAGTTCCTCAAACTGCGGCTTCGCATCAATGTTTTCAAGTCATTCCAGAAGAAAATCCCAGTTCTGCCATGATGAGCTACAGAAACAGAAAGGATCTGAAAGGCAGAATGAAACCTCAAAGGTTTGGTATCAAAGACCTTTATCCATGCAAGAAAACCAAGAGATTAGCAGTTGATTCAACAAACCTTCCTAACATAATCAACTTAGAAGTGCAAGAGAAGTCAAGAGTCATGGCAGGATTGTCGTCAAATGGGGATTTCATTGATGAAATGCAGTCAAATTTCAGAGCACTTGGGCTTGAATCAAGTCAGAAGCAAGCAAGTGGTTCGGAGTGCATCCTACATGAAACTCGAAAGGATGGATTGGGAAGTTTCCGCATCGAGTCTTCCAAAGTGGATGATGTAGGGAGATCAGGTCCCATGAAACTATCTGCAGGGGCAAAACATATCATTAAACCCACTCCGAATGTGGAACAAGATAACTGCAGGCCAATGCATTCAACTATCCCTTTTGTTGCAGCAACAAATGGCTGTACAGAACCTGACCCTCAGACGAAATCAACAAAAATTTACAAGTTCTAA
- the LOC126799881 gene encoding HVA22-like protein f, producing MGVLAAIAKNLDTLIGPGVTLLYPLYATMRAIESASTLDDQQWLTYWVIYSFIILFEFFCCKFLAWIPIWPYVKLLFCIWLVLPTFNGAAYIYDNIVRKYVKPGHYINWSSSSSSKHPEGQKKVIQMMSLDGRRSVESFIDHHGPEAFERVVKAAEREARKH from the exons ATGGGTGTTCTTGCAGCGATTGCTAAGAATTTGGATACGCTGATCGG GCCCGGAGTGACACTTCTTTATCCTCT ATATGCAACAATGAGGGCAATAGAGAGCGCTTCCACACTAGACGATCAGCAGTGGCTTACATATTGGGTGATATATTCCTTTATCATATTATTCGAGTTCTTCTGCTGTAAATTCCTCGCTTG GATCCCAATATGGCCATATGTGAAGTTGTTGTTCTGCATCTGGCTCGTGTTGCCAACATTCAACGGGGCagcctatatatatgataatatTGTGAGAAAATATGTGAAGCCCGGGCACTACATAAATTGGAGTTCATCGTCATCCTCCAAACACCCAGAGGGACAGAAGAAGGTCATCCAAATGATGAGCCTCGACGGAAGGAGGTCGGTGGAGAGTTTTATCGATCACCATGGACCTGAGGCTTTCGAAAGGGTCGTTAAAGCG GCTGAAAGAGAAGCTAGGAAGCACTGA